One genomic region from Nitrospinota bacterium encodes:
- a CDS encoding Fe-S-containing hydro-lyase, translating into MANEIKITTPLDDAAVAKLKAGDQVSITGVIYTARDTAHKRLVDALDAGQPLPFDMNGQVIYYVGPSPAKPGKVIGSAGPTTSYRMDAYAERLMEKGMKGMIGKGMRDKKVIEAMKKHKCVYFAAIGGAAALIARSIKAVEVIAYEDLGPEAVRRMEVEDFKAVVINDIYGNDLYDIGKAQYRVAK; encoded by the coding sequence ATGGCGAACGAAATTAAAATCACAACCCCGCTTGATGACGCCGCGGTGGCGAAGCTCAAGGCGGGGGATCAGGTATCGATCACCGGGGTCATCTACACGGCGCGGGATACGGCCCACAAACGGCTGGTGGACGCCCTCGACGCGGGGCAGCCGCTGCCGTTTGACATGAACGGACAGGTTATCTATTATGTCGGCCCGTCCCCGGCGAAACCCGGCAAAGTGATCGGTTCCGCCGGCCCCACCACCAGTTACCGCATGGATGCCTATGCGGAGCGGCTGATGGAAAAAGGGATGAAGGGGATGATCGGCAAGGGAATGAGGGACAAGAAGGTCATCGAAGCGATGAAGAAACATAAATGCGTCTACTTCGCCGCCATCGGCGGAGCCGCCGCGCTCATCGCCCGTTCCATTAAAGCTGTTGAAGTTATCGCGTACGAAGACCTCGGCCCCGAAGCGGTGCGCCGCATGGAAGTCGAGGATTTCAAGGCGGTCGTCATCAACGACATTTACGGCAACGACCTATATGATATAGGAAAGGCGCAATACAGGGTGGCTAAATGA
- a CDS encoding fumarate hydratase: MRTINSNAITAAVKKMVMGANYDLGDDVIQAFEKGLKQEASPVGRAVLNTLIENARIAHDEQVPICQDTGMAVFFVEMGQDVHLEGALLQDAIDEGVRQGYKDGYLRKSICDPFTRKNTGDNTPAVVILDIVTGDKLKITAAPKGGGSENMSRLTMLTPSAGKKGIVDFVVKRCEEAGSNPCPPVIVGVGIGGSAEKCMILAKKALLRHVGEPSSDPELATLEAEMLEKINAIGMGPQGLGGTTYALAVHVEKHPCHIASLPLAVNICCHASRHKEAVL; this comes from the coding sequence TTGAGGACAATTAATTCCAACGCTATCACCGCCGCCGTAAAAAAGATGGTGATGGGCGCCAACTACGATCTTGGCGACGATGTTATCCAAGCCTTTGAAAAAGGGCTTAAACAAGAGGCCTCGCCGGTCGGCAGGGCGGTATTGAACACCCTTATCGAAAACGCCCGCATCGCCCACGACGAGCAGGTGCCAATCTGCCAGGATACCGGCATGGCGGTCTTTTTTGTCGAGATGGGGCAAGACGTTCATTTAGAAGGGGCGTTATTGCAGGATGCCATCGACGAAGGGGTACGCCAAGGGTATAAAGACGGCTATCTCCGCAAGTCGATTTGCGACCCGTTCACGCGGAAAAACACCGGTGACAATACCCCCGCCGTGGTGATTCTTGATATCGTCACTGGGGATAAACTGAAGATAACGGCCGCGCCCAAAGGGGGCGGCAGTGAAAACATGAGCCGCCTGACGATGCTGACCCCCAGCGCCGGAAAAAAGGGGATCGTCGATTTTGTGGTGAAGCGCTGCGAAGAAGCCGGCAGCAATCCCTGTCCGCCGGTCATTGTGGGGGTGGGCATTGGCGGGTCGGCCGAAAAATGCATGATACTTGCCAAGAAGGCGCTGCTCCGCCATGTGGGAGAGCCGAGTTCCGACCCGGAGCTGGCAACGCTGGAAGCGGAGATGTTGGAGAAGATCAACGCCATCGGCATGGGGCCGCAGGGGCTGGGTGGCACCACCTACGCCTTGGCCGTGCATGTGGAAAAACATCCTTGCCACATCGCATCGCTTCCGCTCGCGGTAAACATCTGCTGCCACGCCAGCAGGCATAAAGAAGCGGTGCTGTAA